Below is a genomic region from Streptosporangiales bacterium.
GGACGGACACGATGTGCTCCTCCGTTGCGGGGGCGGGATGGCGGAGGCGGGCGGGTTCGCTCATTCCGGTCACCGGACGCGTTCGAGGACGGAGAAGTAGTTGGCCACCGCGGCGCCGCCCATGTTGAAGACACCGGCGAGCCGGGCATTCGGCAGCTGCATGTCGCCGGCCTCACCGGTGAGCTGCATTGCCGCCATCACATGCTGCGAGATCCCAGTGGCACCGATCGGGTGGCCCTTGGCCTTCAGGCCTCCGGACACGTTGACCGGCAGTTCACCGTCACGGGCGACCATGCCGGACTCGATGGCGGTCGCTCCCTTTCCCGGCTCGGCCAGCCCGAAGGCTTCGTACTCCAGCAACTCGGCGATGGTGAAACAGTCGTGGATCTCCAGCAGCGAGAGGTCCCACAAAGTCGTGCCGGCTTCCTCCATCGCGCGCCGGAACGCGGCGCGGGCGCCGGCGAACTCCAGGAGGTCTCCGCGCCGGCTCAGCGGTAGGTGGTCGTTGGCCTGCGCGCGACCTCGCCAGGTGACGGCGCGAGGCGCCGAGGCGGTTGCGTCGTCGGACTGCAGCACCATCGCGGCAGCCCCGTCGGAGACCATCGAGCAGTCCGTGCGACGCAGTGGTCCAGCGACCTCCGGATTCTTCTCGGAGACGGTGTTGCAGAAGTCGAAGCCGAGGTCCTTCCGCATGTGAGCGAACGGGTTCCGGGTCCCGTTCGCATGGTTCTTCGCCGCGATCCGGGCGAGCGTGGCCCGGAGGTCGCCGTACCGGTCGAAGTAGGTCTCTGCGAGGCCTCCGAAGATCGCTGCGAAACTGCCGGCCGCGGCCTCCTCGGCTCGGTACGACGCCGCGAGAAGTGCGTCGTTCACCACGGTCATCTCAGCGGCAGTCATCTTCTCGGCGCCCAGCACCAGCACCGTCCGCGCGCGCCCGGAGGCGACCAGGTCGAGACCGGCGAAGAGCGCAGCCGACCCGGTGGCGCAGGCGTTCTCCAGCCGGGTCGCCGGGGTCAGGCCGAGTGCGGGGAGCCCGACACCGACGAGGCCGGCCTCGAACCCCTGGGGCGAGAGACCCGCGTTGAAGACGCCGACGTAGATGGCATCGACCTCCGCGGGGTCGACCTCGGCGTGCGCGAGCGCTTCACCCGAGACGCGTGCCAGGAGCGTCTCGACGTCAGGTTCCTCGGCACGACCGAAGCGCGAGTGCGCCCAACCGGTCAGGTGCGGTGTGGCGGGCATGGTGTCCTCCTCAGATGCGGGGTCGGTGACCCTTGGTTGTGGTGATCGAGCCGGCGGGTCGTCCCGAGCCGGCGGACCCGGTCGGGACGGAGGCCAGGAAGTCCTTCAGCAGAGCTGCTTCGGCGTGGAGCGCCTCGACGAGCGCGACGCGACGCGGCCCGTTGAGCCGTTGCTCGATGCTCGCGATGCTCAGCGCAGCGACAGGTGAACCATCCTCGTCGCAGATCGCGACACCGATGGCCCACGATCCAGGTGCGGCCAGACCGGGATTGGTCGCGTAGCCGTCCCGGCGGCTCTGGGCCACGAGGTCGCGCAGCTTCTGGGAGTCGATGAGGGGGTAATGCCGCGCATTGATGTGAGCGTTGCGCTTCAGCATCTCCTCGACCTCGAGGTCGGGCAGTTCGGCCAGCATGGCCAGGGATCCGGCACCGACGCCGAGCGGGTGGCGGTCACCCACCCCCATCGCGTTGTTGCGGATCAGCCCCGAACCTTCTTCACGTCTCAGGCACAGGCCGTAGCTGCCCTGTCGCACGGTGAGAAAAGTGGTGTCCTCCGAGAGCTCGGCCAGTCGGATCAGGCTGTCGGTCGCGGCAGCGCGCAGCGTGTCGTGGCTTGATGTGGCCAGCTGAGCCAGCACCTGGGCCTGGACGCCGAGACGGTAGGTGCCCCCCGGCTGGAGCCGTTCGACGTACCCTGCCTCGCTGAGCGCGAGCAGCAGCCGATGTAGGGACGACTTCGGCAGACCGGTCGTGCGGGCAAGGTCGGCTAGCGTCACCCCGCCCGGCTGGTCGCGGGCCATCACGGCCACGACGTCGAGCAGCCTCAGGCCGCGATGGAGGCTCTGGGCGCCAGGCGTGAACTGCTGGTCGTCGAGCATGTGCGCGATGTTCCATTCTGCGGAACGTAGCAAGTGACGGCCGCGGCGCCGGAGCTGTGCGAGGTTTACCTCGCTGTTGAAGTTGACGCTCACCTGGCGAGTATGGACGAGAGGTCGCATGGCGGACAAACCCGTTCCACCATATGGAACCTCCATTTTACTGCATCGCTGAACGCTCTTGACACGCCCGGTCGCCGGGCCACAAGGTTTTGTGACCGTCGTCAGTCGTCGGTCGCGCCAGGGGCGATCCGACCGCACATGGCGGGGTTCACGGCGGCGAGCAGCCGTCTCCTCCCAGCTCCACCACCATCTACGCTGCCTGACCTCCGGAGATGTGGCGCATGCATACCACTGACAGCTTCGACCTGACCGGGGAGACAGCCCTGGTCACAGGAGCGGCACGCGGGATC
It encodes:
- a CDS encoding thiolase domain-containing protein codes for the protein MPATPHLTGWAHSRFGRAEEPDVETLLARVSGEALAHAEVDPAEVDAIYVGVFNAGLSPQGFEAGLVGVGLPALGLTPATRLENACATGSAALFAGLDLVASGRARTVLVLGAEKMTAAEMTVVNDALLAASYRAEEAAAGSFAAIFGGLAETYFDRYGDLRATLARIAAKNHANGTRNPFAHMRKDLGFDFCNTVSEKNPEVAGPLRRTDCSMVSDGAAAMVLQSDDATASAPRAVTWRGRAQANDHLPLSRRGDLLEFAGARAAFRRAMEEAGTTLWDLSLLEIHDCFTIAELLEYEAFGLAEPGKGATAIESGMVARDGELPVNVSGGLKAKGHPIGATGISQHVMAAMQLTGEAGDMQLPNARLAGVFNMGGAAVANYFSVLERVR
- a CDS encoding helix-turn-helix domain-containing protein codes for the protein MEVPYGGTGLSAMRPLVHTRQVSVNFNSEVNLAQLRRRGRHLLRSAEWNIAHMLDDQQFTPGAQSLHRGLRLLDVVAVMARDQPGGVTLADLARTTGLPKSSLHRLLLALSEAGYVERLQPGGTYRLGVQAQVLAQLATSSHDTLRAAATDSLIRLAELSEDTTFLTVRQGSYGLCLRREEGSGLIRNNAMGVGDRHPLGVGAGSLAMLAELPDLEVEEMLKRNAHINARHYPLIDSQKLRDLVAQSRRDGYATNPGLAAPGSWAIGVAICDEDGSPVAALSIASIEQRLNGPRRVALVEALHAEAALLKDFLASVPTGSAGSGRPAGSITTTKGHRPRI